CCTTTCCAAAACATGCTAACTGTTTAATTCtgcaacaacaaataaaatCCACATCATTAGAATGATAATTTCCATTGGACACAGGAGACAATTTAAGAACTTCAAATATTATTAAATAAGGAACAGCTAACCTGGCATCTAGTCTAACATCTGCCAATCAGCATCGCAAATCACTAATTGGCTAGTCGCAATTAACATATTATTTTAATCAAGAAATGTCATTTATTCAATTATTTCTGCCAGGTCGCAGTTCATTGTCTCCGTCCTAAATGAATAGCAATATCATGGTGACGTGCCTCCAGTAGGCTATGTCTCAGCACCTCACACATTGTTGGTTTTACACCTCAGTGTCTGTATTGATTTACCAAACAAGGTAACTGTGTTAGTGAGCTTTACACAGGGCATTTGTAGATCAATTCCATTTGGTGTTCATGCTAACTCAGCTAACTGGCCTGGCCGTAGGCTAGCTTTACTCAGCTAACTGGCCGTCGCTTTACTCAGCTAACTGGCTGTAGCTATACTCAGCTAACTGGCCGTAGCTTTACTCAGCTAACTGGCCGTAGCTTTACTCAGCTAACTGGCCGTAGCTTTACTCCGCTAACTGGCCGTAGCTTTACTCCGCTAACTGGCCGTAGCTTTACTCCGCTAACTGGCCGTAGCTTTACTCCGCTAACTGGCCGTAGCTATACTCAGCTAACTGGCCGTAGCTATACTCAGCTAACTGGCCGTAGCTTTACTCAGCTCACTGGCCGTAGCTTTACTCAGCTCACTGGCCGTAGCTTTACTCAGCTCACTGGCCGTAGCTTTACTCAGCTCACTGGCCGTAGCTATACTCAACTAACTGGCTGTAGCTTTACTCAGCTAACTGGCCGTAGCTTTACTTAGCTAACTAGCTATAGCTTTACTCAGTTAACTAGTTGTGAAGATTTCCCCATCCATCAATAAGAATGtgaaaacatttatttcctaAAAATGCTGAACTTTTCCTTTAATCCTGACTTTCACATAATAACTACACAGGAATGAAGGAACTTGGAAGGCTTCAGCACAGTACAACCTCAACTATATTACCATGGACCCACTctttaaaaaagaagaagaaaaaatacCACAATCTCCACTATAGTAGTTACATATTGACTGACTGAGACAGTTTTGTTGTTTACCAAGATTTCGTGTTGGTAAGGTCTAAGCAGACTAACCATGTAAAAACTCTTTAATTTCAATAGATCTTTTTCACAGCACAATTTGGATTTGTCAGTGGAAAAAGCACAAGTGCATTCAATACCAATAACAATGGCTGAACTCCACCAAGGGAAGCTCAAAGCTGGATCACTGGAGCTTACTACTGTATGTCATCAATATGAAACATTTCTAGGGCCTCCCCTAAGAGTCAAATGTAGACAGCTGATCGATGTTTGAAACTGGGCATTAGGCAACTTTATATTTGATATGCTAGCAGCGTTAGCACTtgcataacaaataaataaataaataatgtgaaCAGTTGTTTCCACATTTGATGAGACACCCAAGCCTTTTAAAGCAGAGTGGTTACCTAGGAAGCTACGACTACGTAAATGACTTCAGAATCTTCACAGAAACTCAGGCCAATGGTTTTGCTGATGGCCAGATATTAAAGGAAAATATGATCTTTGTATTGAAATGCTAAATCCAACTGAAAATATATACCCTGATGCAGGTATAGCCCTGTTCATTGTGCTTTTCCTACTATGACATCTAGAAATGCTTGttttaaacaaaaataactGGGATTTTTGTACGACTGGTTGTGTTATTTGGTCTTTAACAGATCAGAATTatttaacccccccccccccccatactgCAGGCTTTGCATTTCCATCATTTGTTTTGACAACCTTTACCAGACTTGAcccaaatgttcaggacaagTTAGACCATTATCGGCAGAGCTTGCTGTTTAAAAAGAGAAAAAGAGATGCATTAATATCAACAGTTCAGAACAAGACACAGTAAATATTTGTAACTCATAAACataatgaaaatatgatttatttgTCCAACATCAAGGCCATTTGCCTCAAACAATAGGTATTCAAAGTTATAtacacatttacatttgttacaCAAAAAACTGCCATTGCAACACTTAATCAGATAACTTTGGAAGTATTTAAACAATACATTCCAATATGTCAATAAACAGGACATGATAATGAGACCATTAAGCCTCTACTAGCAACTCTGAGTAATGGAGCAGTTGTAGGACAGCCTACAAAAATGCTGCATGAAGTACAGATGTTGTGAAGGATTGATCACGTATACCATTTGTTACCGATactacctttaaaaaaaaaaataccagGCCACGTTGGCAGCAGCGATTCCAGCCTCGTCACCTTCCACCAGCAGAATCCACTTTAGCATAAAGAAAAATAGGTGGCGCTAAATGAAAGCATTCTTTTGTACAATGGCGCTGATTCACAAAGAGATCAATTCTTATCAACAAGGATAACAGTCTTATCTTTGTCAGCATGTTTCAACTTGACAGCTGATTCAAGATCACTCTTTGTGGAGCTTCACCTTCATCTTAACATTTACATTAAGAATTCTTTAATTCAACTCTTACTTAGATATTAACTGAAatcaaatcattttcaatatCAAACGGTTAACATAAGAGTATAAAAAGTACTAAAATCTACTAGCTAGGAACAAGAAGTACAAACAGAGGTAGTGAGGTCTCTGCCTCGAGCCTGTGAAAAAAACATTTCTTGTCTGATCCTTACCATGGAGCCAAGCAGGTAAAGGTGTTCAGAAAGCCACTCATCCCGCATGGAGGATCAACCAATACCTAGAAGAAACTGTCAACAAGGTTTAGCAGTAACGTGTTTTAAATCCAtcattacacagaaacacatgcacattcagCAGTTCTTAGGTAATCTTAACTTATTCAACAGTGTTCATCCACCCTCAAGGGGTTCAGTACAGAGCACGTTCAGTCTCAAAATCTGAAAACAGAGGTAAGTACTTGACCCTACATTTTGAGTGTTGCGCTTGCACTCTCGGCACACTTGGTGCAGAACTCCACAGAGACGTGGTTCTTGTCCACGTGCAGACACACACCGCCAGATGTCTCTTTCTCCTCCACTTTCACCCGCTTCCTCGGTAAAGCGTAGTCGTGGTCGTTCGAGTCAGGCCCCTGGAAAAGCGAGGAAGATAATTTCATCCCATTCACACCGCTCAGTCTGGACAAGAGCTGGGCTAACATGCTCTCATTGGCCAGCACAGCTCTTAGGTACCTGGTCTCGTCTTCCAATTCTTCCACCCTCTTGGTCAGCTGAGAATTCTCCTGTTTGAGCACGTTGTTTTCTGTCGACAGGACGCCGACTTTCTTCTCCAAGCTGTTGACATACTCTTTCTTCCTGAGACGATTCAATCTGGCAGCGATGGCGTTTTTGTTGATCATGCGACTCGACTGGTTTTGCCTGTTCTTAGTCTTCAAGTCAGATGATGATCTCTCTGGAGACGAAGACGTTGAAGCTTCAACTTCAGAATCCTGGTCTTTGGCACTGCACATATCAAGATCTGCCAACTCAATATCAAAGAGAGAGGAGACGGCATCTCTTTCAAGTGTCCATTTTAAGTCTTCAATTCCAAATAGGTCGTTTAGCTCTATTCCTGTGGTGTCAATATCTTCAGCTGGGAACCCTTCAGATGGACTTGGGAGATCTTCGACAGTTTCCATCACATCTCCCACTTGGACCTCCAGAGACTGACCCTCCGTGCTGTTCATGGTGCGTCCTCTTCTTCTGGTGATCATTGTGGTTTGTCAGTGAGACGGCAAGGAGTCTGTCAAGAAGATGTCTAGCGGTTCCTCACCTGCGGGGGATAAATTAAATGTACTGTTAGGGTGAAAACTTTCAGCAATTAAACGATTAGTTTATCAAGGCAATGTATCATGTCGATATCAATTTAATAACTGGAGCAAAGTTGAGTGAATATTTGATAACAATTTCAAACATATATCAAATACTTAGCACAAAGCTATATATTTTCACTGTGGTCTTTGGACACATCTCATTGCATCGTGTGGTTTAAGTAATAACTGTGATCCACTTTGAGGATTATTTAGTCGATAATCTTTAAAAGAAGGATCTGCTGAATTGATTAACATGCACGCTTAGTGTTGAGTTGGAATGCATTAAACGTCAGACACAATACTACATTTAACTGGGCTACTAAATGCATACATTCAGACGGTGCAGTCATGCAGTTTCTTGGAGGCACAGACAATAGCTGAGGGTGTGTTGGCTGAACGTATTACAAACGTAAGGTTAGCTGATATGTTGCTCAAGCTAGGCCCAGAGGCGTAAGCTAGTACTATACGTAGTTTAACAATGTATGCTCTGCAATGCACCCTGTCACACATACACCTCACTATACTATACACAATCGACCTCAATATACAATCGACAAGAAATGCATATGAGAATGGCAGCATTAATCTTAATAAAAGTAGCTTTCTCTCAAGGCCTTGAGTGTCCTGGGAGCCTCCTAGCTTTAGTACCCGGCTAACGTTGGTCTAACTTAAGTCCACCTGCCGTATGCTAATGAACAACAACACGGAATCTAACTTAATTAAAGCATCATGCTGTATTTTATTCAGGTGGTTAACATCTACCTCAGTCATTATACTAGCGACTGCCGGCTCGTTAAGTGTTAAAGCGAACTAAAGCCATAAGGTGTTAACTAAGAGaagcagctaacgttagctaatgaGTGACGCAGCATCTTAAAAAGGCCACTTCCCCAGCCGACTACTCACCGTCCTGTTTGAGAAATAaatgcaacaataaatgattgcaGCAGAGTCATTCGATGAAACGGAGCTGGTTATAGAAGGCTGGCTCCACCGCTCACAGCTCGGAAGTGAAGCGGACAATGGCGCGCTCCAACAAGGACcgatgtcactacccgatctgcattgcgcatgtgcgagatggtctgcCATATTGTTGgccgtgtctcaattcaggggtTGCATCCTTCGAAGCGTGCATTCGTGAACCGCCTACGCCTACGCCTAAAAACAATAATTTTCTTTCAATCTTGTGCCAAAAATTAGAGGAATGGAAATTACTTTATATGACTGATAAGATTATAATCGGAGGGGATTTTAATGTAGTTCCTGATGAGTGGTTAGATCGTCTTCCTTTAAGGGGACATTGTCATAATTGTAATGATTCTATTATGCACTTGGCCTCTAAACTTAATTTAACTGATGTTTGGAGAATAAATAATCCCTCAAAGTCACAATATACCTGGTTTAACTCTTCTAACAATGGTCAGTGTTCTCGGCTCGATTATTGGTTAATCTCTACTAGTTTAACTAATAATGTCTCAAAGTGTGACATTTCAGCATCACCTCTGACTGATCACTGTGTCATCTCTTTGTCCTTTTTACAATGCAACTTCAGTCCCAATCTTAAACCTATATGGAAATTCAATAATAGTCTTTTGGAGAATGCAGATTTTTTGTAAAAAGATCAAACAACTGATAAAAGAAACTCTGGCTTTGGATATGTCATCTCTCAGTAAATGGGAATGGTTTAAATTTAGTGTGAGACAGATTGCGATACATTCCAGTAAATACTCCTCTAGAttaaagaaacaaaaacaacaagagATGACAAGTTAAATTAATAATGTATGCCTTAAAGCTGAGTTATCATTGGATGAGCAAATTAAACTGAACAATTTACAAACTCAATTAGACAATATGTATTTGGAAAAAGCTAAGGGAGCTTT
This Pseudochaenichthys georgianus chromosome 7, fPseGeo1.2, whole genome shotgun sequence DNA region includes the following protein-coding sequences:
- the crebzf gene encoding CREB/ATF bZIP transcription factor isoform X1, giving the protein MITRRRGRTMNSTEGQSLEVQVGDVMETVEDLPSPSEGFPAEDIDTTGIELNDLFGIEDLKWTLERDAVSSLFDIELADLDMCSAKDQDSEVEASTSSSPERSSSDLKTKNRQNQSSRMINKNAIAARLNRLRKKEYVNSLEKKVGVLSTENNVLKQENSQLTKRVEELEDETRYLRAVLANESMLAQLLSRLSGVNGMKLSSSLFQGPDSNDHDYALPRKRVKVEEKETSGGVCLHVDKNHVSVEFCTKCAESASATLKIFF
- the crebzf gene encoding CREB/ATF bZIP transcription factor isoform X2 → MITRRRGRTMNSTEGQSLEVQVGDVMETVEDLPSPSEGFPAEDIDTTGIELNDLFGIEDLKWTLERDAVSSLFDIELADLDMCSAKDQDSEVEASTSSSPERSSSDLKTKNRQNQSSRMINKNAIAARLNRLRKKEYVNSLEKKVGVLSTENNVLKQENSQLTKRVEELEDETRYLRAVLANESMLAQLLSRLSGVNGMKLSSSLFQGPDSNDHDYALPRKRVKVEEKETSGGVCLHVDKNHVSVEFCTKCAESASATLKM